From Caminibacter mediatlanticus TB-2, the proteins below share one genomic window:
- a CDS encoding NAD-binding protein, whose amino-acid sequence MDILIVGAGKVGYFLAKTLSKNHNVTIIDKNEKALEKITETIDVLCINKDVRNSSIFHLLEEEYDYLVNVTNIDEINIISDQLLKQKIKIKHSILRIKNTLYISSPLYKIVNARLIFPYTICAGAISQLMECPKANNIKQIPLTEFVLVSIYAKNPTLTTLINSEKINIIGIERDNKFIFYNENMEIKDNDLIYIFGDLNEIKKIASQIDTISPLSIQAVTIFGGNILGTTIAKNLSEMDIQVKIIEKDNTLAKEAAEFLNDEIEILNISYEDLEILSNTISNSDIVITAYFHDEENIIKSLIAKNIGIKKVITINNNFNYYKIMHSLKLSTIRGPKIATFYEVLEEIDSQMLIYERFFLGAQGKIFIKKIIKQQKITPPKEYAKVLLIRNNVIIEITKKIEVMPEDIIIEFNFSGNKTWIENL is encoded by the coding sequence ATGGATATATTAATAGTTGGAGCCGGAAAAGTTGGTTATTTTCTTGCAAAAACATTAAGTAAAAATCATAATGTAACCATAATTGATAAAAACGAAAAGGCATTAGAAAAAATTACTGAAACTATTGATGTATTATGTATAAATAAAGATGTAAGAAATTCTTCTATTTTTCATTTATTGGAAGAAGAGTATGATTATTTAGTTAATGTTACAAATATTGATGAAATAAATATTATATCAGACCAATTATTAAAACAAAAAATAAAAATTAAACACTCAATACTTAGAATTAAAAACACCCTTTATATAAGCTCTCCTCTATATAAAATAGTAAACGCAAGACTTATTTTTCCATATACAATATGTGCTGGGGCTATTTCACAATTAATGGAATGCCCAAAAGCTAATAATATTAAACAAATACCCTTAACCGAGTTTGTTTTAGTATCTATTTATGCAAAAAATCCAACACTTACAACGCTAATTAATAGTGAAAAAATAAATATTATAGGAATTGAAAGAGATAATAAATTCATATTTTATAATGAAAATATGGAAATTAAAGATAATGATTTAATTTATATTTTTGGAGATTTAAATGAAATAAAAAAAATTGCTTCTCAAATAGACACCATTTCTCCATTGTCAATCCAAGCTGTTACAATTTTTGGAGGTAATATATTAGGTACTACAATAGCTAAAAATTTATCTGAGATGGATATACAAGTAAAAATAATAGAAAAAGACAATACCTTAGCAAAAGAAGCAGCAGAATTTTTAAATGATGAGATAGAGATATTAAACATTTCTTATGAAGATTTAGAAATTCTCTCTAATACAATCTCAAATAGTGATATAGTAATTACAGCATATTTTCATGATGAAGAGAATATTATAAAATCATTAATTGCAAAAAATATTGGAATAAAAAAAGTAATCACAATTAATAATAATTTTAATTATTATAAAATAATGCATTCATTAAAACTATCTACAATTAGAGGTCCAAAAATTGCTACTTTTTATGAAGTTTTAGAAGAAATTGATTCTCAAATGCTTATTTATGAACGATTTTTTTTAGGAGCTCAAGGAAAAATATTTATAAAAAAAATAATTAAACAACAAAAAATCACTCCTCCAAAAGAGTATGCAAAAGTTTTATTAATAAGAAACAATGTTATTATAGAAATAACGAAAAAAATAGAAGTAATGCCTGAAGATATTATCATAGAATTTAATTTTTCAGGAAACAAAACATGGATAGAAAATCTATAA
- a CDS encoding pyruvate flavodoxin oxidoreductase subunit gamma, whose amino-acid sequence MLQIRWHSRAGQGAVTGAKALADVMARTGKYVQAYSVYGAEKRGAPMTAYDKIDDKPILDHSKWMAPDYVLVIDPSLVFSEEIVDNTHDDTIFIVTTHLDKDDLLAVAKHLQGKKVYIIDAIKISQEEIGRAIPNTPMLGAFIKVSGIIPFEDFLVSIEDILSKFPQKIIEGNLRAIKRAYEEVK is encoded by the coding sequence ATGTTACAAATTAGATGGCACTCTCGTGCAGGGCAAGGAGCTGTAACAGGAGCAAAAGCATTAGCTGATGTTATGGCAAGGACTGGTAAATATGTTCAAGCATATTCTGTATATGGGGCTGAAAAAAGAGGTGCTCCTATGACAGCATATGATAAAATTGATGATAAACCAATTTTAGACCATTCAAAGTGGATGGCACCAGATTATGTTTTAGTTATTGACCCATCATTAGTATTTAGTGAAGAAATTGTAGATAATACTCATGATGATACTATTTTTATAGTAACAACTCATTTAGATAAAGATGACCTCTTAGCAGTAGCAAAACATCTTCAAGGAAAAAAAGTATATATTATTGATGCTATTAAAATTTCACAAGAAGAAATTGGAAGAGCAATTCCAAATACACCTATGCTTGGAGCATTTATAAAAGTTAGTGGAATTATTCCATTTGAAGATTTTTTAGTTTCAATTGAAGATATTCTTTCAAAATTCCCTCAAAAAATTATTGAAGGAAATTTAAGAGCAATTAAAAGAGCATACGAAGAAGTAAAATAA
- a CDS encoding 4Fe-4S dicluster domain-containing protein — MATPKEMLTTWDEVQFGAVLPAFEDPEHKKRSKFHSYNYTVADWRVEKPVFNRELCIDCDFCWVSCPDSCFLVEEVLNKRGKKQAKIVGINYNLCKGCAVCVEVCPTPIKSLLMFPEYMDNEEALKQWPKKD; from the coding sequence ATGGCTACACCAAAAGAAATGTTAACAACATGGGATGAAGTTCAATTTGGAGCAGTATTACCTGCATTTGAAGACCCAGAACATAAAAAAAGAAGTAAATTTCATTCATATAACTATACAGTTGCAGATTGGAGAGTTGAAAAACCTGTTTTTAATAGAGAACTTTGTATAGATTGTGATTTTTGTTGGGTAAGTTGTCCTGATAGCTGTTTTTTAGTAGAAGAAGTACTAAATAAAAGAGGAAAAAAACAAGCAAAAATAGTTGGTATAAATTATAATTTATGTAAAGGTTGTGCAGTTTGTGTAGAAGTTTGTCCTACACCTATAAAATCACTTTTAATGTTTCCTGAGTATATGGATAATGAAGAAGCATTAAAACAATGGCCTAAAAAAGATTAA
- a CDS encoding 2-oxoacid:ferredoxin oxidoreductase subunit alpha yields the protein MALKYELKQKEVWDGNMAAAHALRQAQVDVVAAYPITPSTPIVQNYSQFLADGYVDGEFVMVESEHSAMSACVGAAAAGGRVATATSSQGYALMVEVLYQASGMRLPIVMTVVNRALASPLNIHGDHSDMYLGRDAGWIHLVANNPQEAYDLTLCAFRIGEDERVRLPVTTNQDGFLVSHTAQVVEPLQDEDAYKFVGEYKAKNPMLDTKNPVTYGAQTEEEWHFEHKANQHKALMESPKVVKEVFDEFEKLTGRKYNLVESYKIEDADVALVLMGSAYETAILAVDKAREEGIKVGLVMPRMFRPFPYNELAEKLKNVKAIAALDRSAPMGTTGALYNETAGALMANGYGDKIITNYIYGLGGRDTTVEHILEVIRETNENAKAGKRVTDLQGFINLRGPKLSFN from the coding sequence ATGGCGTTAAAATATGAATTAAAACAAAAAGAAGTTTGGGATGGGAATATGGCAGCTGCTCATGCGTTGCGTCAAGCACAAGTAGATGTAGTAGCAGCTTATCCTATTACTCCATCAACTCCAATTGTTCAAAATTATTCACAATTTTTAGCAGATGGATATGTAGATGGTGAGTTTGTTATGGTTGAGTCTGAACACTCTGCAATGAGTGCTTGTGTTGGTGCTGCTGCGGCTGGTGGTAGAGTTGCAACTGCAACATCAAGCCAAGGTTATGCTTTAATGGTAGAAGTTTTATATCAAGCAAGCGGTATGAGACTTCCAATTGTTATGACAGTTGTAAATAGAGCATTAGCATCTCCACTTAATATTCACGGAGACCACTCTGATATGTATCTTGGAAGAGATGCTGGTTGGATTCATTTAGTTGCAAACAACCCGCAAGAAGCATATGATTTAACTTTATGTGCATTTAGAATCGGAGAAGATGAGAGAGTTAGACTTCCAGTTACAACAAATCAAGATGGATTTTTAGTATCACACACTGCACAGGTAGTCGAACCTCTTCAAGATGAAGATGCATATAAATTTGTTGGTGAATATAAAGCTAAAAATCCTATGCTTGATACAAAAAATCCTGTAACATATGGTGCTCAAACGGAAGAAGAGTGGCATTTTGAACATAAAGCAAATCAACATAAAGCTTTAATGGAATCACCAAAAGTTGTAAAAGAAGTTTTTGATGAGTTTGAAAAACTTACTGGAAGAAAATATAATTTAGTTGAAAGTTATAAAATTGAAGATGCTGATGTAGCATTAGTATTAATGGGAAGTGCTTATGAAACTGCAATCTTAGCAGTTGATAAAGCAAGAGAAGAAGGTATTAAAGTAGGTCTTGTCATGCCAAGAATGTTTAGACCATTCCCATATAATGAATTAGCTGAAAAACTAAAAAATGTAAAAGCAATTGCTGCACTTGATAGAAGCGCTCCTATGGGAACAACAGGTGCATTATATAATGAAACAGCAGGTGCACTTATGGCAAATGGATATGGAGACAAAATTATTACAAATTATATTTATGGTCTTGGTGGCAGAGATACTACTGTTGAACATATTTTAGAGGTTATTAGAGAAACAAATGAAAATGCAAAAGCTGGAAAAAGAGTAACTGACTTACAAGGTTTCATAAACCTTAGAGGTCCTAAGTTATCATTTAATTAA
- a CDS encoding thiamine pyrophosphate-dependent enzyme gives MKKITNLKEFACTPDRFQGGHRLCPGCAHSMIVREVVNATDDDLVISTATGCLEVCSAIYPYTSWDVSWIHIGFENAGAAIAGAEAMHSALSRKGKLFNDDRKVKFVAFGGDGGTYDIGFQSLSGAVERGHDFLYVCLDNENYANTGGQRSSATPLGAHTSTTPRGRVSYGEKQKKKDLTMIMAAHGCPYVATAIPSTKHWKDLAQKAAKALETVGPTFINALSPCTTEWKFKPEETTEISDLAVETCAFPLYEIEDGYKLRITYRPKDKLPIEEYLSRQGRFSHLFKPENKWIIKEWQKQVDEYWDYLQRREEAGV, from the coding sequence ATGAAAAAGATTACTAATTTAAAAGAATTTGCTTGTACTCCTGATAGATTTCAAGGTGGGCATAGATTATGCCCTGGATGTGCTCATAGTATGATTGTTAGAGAAGTTGTAAATGCAACTGATGATGATTTAGTTATATCAACTGCTACTGGATGTTTAGAAGTATGTAGTGCAATTTATCCTTATACATCTTGGGATGTAAGTTGGATTCATATTGGATTTGAAAATGCAGGAGCTGCAATTGCTGGTGCTGAGGCAATGCATAGTGCATTAAGTAGAAAAGGTAAATTATTTAATGATGATAGAAAAGTTAAATTTGTAGCATTTGGTGGTGATGGTGGAACTTATGATATTGGGTTTCAATCATTAAGTGGTGCGGTTGAGAGAGGTCACGACTTTTTATATGTATGTCTTGATAATGAAAACTATGCAAATACAGGAGGACAGAGAAGTTCCGCTACTCCACTTGGAGCTCATACATCAACTACTCCAAGAGGAAGAGTTTCATATGGTGAAAAACAAAAGAAAAAAGATTTAACTATGATTATGGCAGCACATGGATGTCCATATGTTGCAACAGCAATTCCATCTACAAAACATTGGAAAGATTTAGCACAAAAAGCAGCAAAAGCTCTTGAAACAGTAGGACCAACATTTATTAATGCACTAAGTCCATGTACTACTGAGTGGAAATTCAAACCAGAAGAGACAACTGAAATTTCAGATTTAGCAGTTGAGACTTGTGCATTTCCTTTATATGAAATAGAAGATGGGTATAAACTAAGAATTACATATAGACCAAAAGATAAACTTCCAATAGAAGAATATTTAAGCAGACAAGGAAGATTTTCTCATTTATTTAAACCTGAAAACAAATGGATTATTAAAGAGTGGCAAAAACAAGTTGATGAATATTGGGATTATCTACAAAGAAGAGAAGAGGCAGGAGTTTAG
- a CDS encoding GIY-YIG nuclease family protein, protein MPLFFLNNVLIEYKWSQWFYFKNIDLISNIENKEGVWVIRDNNKKILYIGYSKRLKNRIINQFYYGKGKHSTRDRMIKNNVNFDELEFKFTYIDKYIELKKNLLITYQKVFKKLPKYMKKA, encoded by the coding sequence TTGCCTCTTTTTTTTCTTAATAATGTATTGATAGAATATAAATGGAGTCAGTGGTTTTATTTTAAAAATATTGATTTAATTTCAAATATCGAAAATAAAGAAGGTGTATGGGTAATAAGAGATAATAATAAAAAAATTTTATATATAGGTTATAGTAAAAGGTTAAAGAATAGAATTATTAATCAATTTTATTATGGCAAAGGAAAACACTCAACAAGAGATAGAATGATAAAAAATAATGTAAATTTTGATGAATTAGAGTTTAAATTTACTTATATAGATAAATATATAGAGTTGAAAAAAAATTTATTAATAACTTATCAAAAAGTTTTTAAAAAATTACCAAAGTATATGAAAAAAGCTTAA
- a CDS encoding magnesium transporter CorA family protein has translation MFIFTNELKKAQKIELLDNEKQIIFSTVKNEKIIKWLLNHGFPESFIEDIQNEEQSITYEETEKFKLIILKYITFDEEEKLLYDDYNVVIIITENKFFVLTEEKEIITEIAKKFEKRYKNQEFEYVTYLIADILVDNTILIIDVIDEALEDLEDNIFHESIEEDELQKDIYYARRTLNRISKVTIQEKDVINKAYNKFPPTIKKKLKYEFIDINEHLKYLINESRTLLDRTGYLLNLHMGILSTRMNKAMQRLAAISLIFLPLTFVVGNYGMNFKYMPELDWKYGYLMVWFINITIAGGIFIWLKKKKWI, from the coding sequence ATGTTTATCTTTACTAATGAATTAAAAAAAGCTCAAAAAATTGAACTTTTAGATAACGAAAAACAAATTATCTTCTCAACAGTTAAAAATGAAAAAATAATAAAATGGCTATTAAATCATGGATTTCCTGAAAGTTTTATTGAAGATATTCAAAATGAAGAACAATCAATAACATATGAAGAAACAGAAAAATTTAAATTAATAATTTTAAAATATATTACTTTTGATGAAGAAGAAAAATTACTTTATGATGATTACAATGTAGTAATTATTATAACAGAAAATAAATTTTTTGTATTAACAGAAGAAAAAGAAATAATTACTGAAATTGCTAAAAAATTTGAAAAAAGATATAAAAACCAAGAGTTTGAATATGTTACATATCTAATAGCAGATATTTTAGTAGATAATACAATTTTAATTATTGATGTTATCGATGAAGCATTAGAAGATTTAGAAGATAATATTTTTCATGAAAGTATTGAAGAAGATGAATTACAAAAAGATATTTACTATGCAAGAAGAACTCTAAATAGAATTTCAAAAGTTACAATCCAAGAAAAAGATGTAATAAATAAAGCCTATAATAAATTCCCTCCAACAATTAAGAAAAAATTAAAATATGAATTTATTGATATTAATGAACACTTAAAATATTTAATTAACGAATCAAGAACACTACTTGATAGGACAGGTTATTTGCTAAACTTACATATGGGTATTCTTTCAACAAGAATGAACAAAGCAATGCAAAGACTTGCTGCTATTTCATTAATCTTTTTACCACTAACATTCGTTGTTGGAAATTATGGAATGAATTTTAAATATATGCCAGAACTTGATTGGAAGTATGGTTACTTAATGGTATGGTTTATCAATATTACAATTGCTGGGGGAATTTTTATTTGGCTTAAAAAGAAAAAGTGGATTTAA
- a CDS encoding desulfoferrodoxin family protein, with protein MKRRDALKRLGVLGLIASSVVPVSAMQSEKNTDVYQKYNSKIINRNFMKIKDSKNPTKGELKHTPEIKIGPKDKNGYTLVEITIGQQGIIHPSTESHWIDFIELDADGKLVARTIFEPGKAMGYAAYKVKLDGVKKLTAREGCNLHGIWEYTITLK; from the coding sequence ATGAAAAGAAGAGACGCATTAAAAAGATTAGGGGTTTTAGGTTTAATAGCATCAAGTGTTGTACCAGTTAGTGCAATGCAATCAGAAAAAAACACTGATGTATATCAAAAATACAACTCAAAAATAATTAACAGGAACTTTATGAAAATAAAAGATTCTAAAAATCCTACAAAAGGTGAACTTAAACATACACCAGAAATCAAAATAGGTCCAAAAGATAAAAATGGTTATACCTTAGTTGAAATCACTATCGGCCAACAAGGAATTATACATCCAAGTACTGAGAGTCACTGGATTGATTTTATAGAACTTGATGCTGATGGAAAATTAGTTGCAAGAACAATTTTTGAACCAGGAAAAGCAATGGGGTATGCAGCATATAAAGTAAAACTTGACGGTGTTAAAAAATTAACTGCAAGAGAAGGATGTAATCTTCATGGGATTTGGGAATATACAATAACTCTTAAATAA
- a CDS encoding helix-turn-helix domain-containing protein yields the protein MKRRTYKRMTKEEIELIFKLYEEKMELRKIARVLGRSLSSIQYQLRKKNENV from the coding sequence ATGAAAAGACGAACTTATAAAAGGATGACAAAAGAAGAAATAGAATTAATTTTTAAACTTTATGAAGAGAAAATGGAATTAAGGAAGATAGCAAGAGTATTAGGAAGAAGTTTATCTTCAATACAATATCAGTTGAGAAAAAAAAATGAAAATGTATAA
- a CDS encoding IS1 family transposase: protein MYKELYNEFLAILKKTPIVFSYLCLDELYTFYRKKDNRVYVWSAVGVTKTGRKFYFYFLSKKKNIDSLLSFNFDLPKVEKYYTDGHFAYSNVYGDKASQKKSKYTNLVENLNSQMRDKISYLVRKTKAHAKSFDWLDNRLAMFFFNLNLKGNK, encoded by the coding sequence ATGTATAAAGAATTATATAACGAATTTTTAGCAATATTAAAAAAAACTCCAATAGTATTTTCATATCTTTGTTTAGACGAATTATATACTTTTTATCGTAAAAAGGATAACAGGGTATATGTATGGAGTGCAGTAGGAGTTACAAAAACAGGAAGAAAATTTTATTTTTATTTTTTATCAAAAAAGAAAAATATTGATAGTTTATTATCATTTAATTTTGATTTACCAAAAGTAGAAAAATATTATACAGATGGACATTTTGCATATTCGAATGTATATGGGGATAAAGCAAGTCAAAAAAAATCAAAATATACAAATTTAGTTGAGAACTTAAATTCTCAAATGAGAGATAAAATCTCATATCTTGTTAGAAAAACTAAAGCTCATGCTAAGTCTTTTGATTGGTTAGATAATAGACTTGCTATGTTTTTCTTTAATCTTAATTTAAAAGGTAATAAATAA
- the luxS gene encoding S-ribosylhomocysteine lyase — MPILDSFLVDHVKMPAPAIRIAKKMKTPKGDVITVYDLRFAKPNKEIIDEKAMHTLEHLFAGYMRENLPNYEIIDISPMGCRTGFYMSVIGEPKNEEIIEAFKKSMQNIIDTNTIPEANIYQCGSSYMHSLDGAKKVAKHILNNEIVVMDNEKLNINLNKIENSCNVDKNKIKIIGR, encoded by the coding sequence ATGCCAATTCTTGATAGTTTTTTAGTAGACCATGTTAAAATGCCAGCACCTGCTATAAGAATAGCAAAAAAAATGAAAACACCAAAAGGTGATGTTATAACAGTTTATGATTTAAGATTTGCTAAACCAAATAAAGAAATTATAGATGAAAAAGCAATGCATACACTTGAACATTTATTTGCAGGATATATGAGAGAAAATTTGCCAAATTATGAAATTATCGATATCTCTCCTATGGGATGTAGAACTGGATTTTATATGAGTGTTATTGGAGAGCCCAAAAATGAAGAAATAATTGAAGCTTTTAAAAAATCTATGCAAAACATTATTGATACAAATACAATTCCGGAAGCAAATATTTATCAATGTGGAAGTTCCTATATGCATTCGTTAGATGGAGCAAAAAAAGTAGCAAAACATATTTTGAATAATGAGATTGTTGTAATGGATAATGAAAAGTTAAATATTAATTTAAATAAAATTGAAAATAGTTGTAATGTCGATAAAAATAAAATCAAAATAATAGGTAGATAA
- the rpsB gene encoding 30S ribosomal protein S2, with translation MACNVTMKDLLECGVHFGHQKRRWNPKMKKYIFGVRKNIYIIDLQKTLRHLKYACNVVRDAAAEGKTILFVGTKKQAVDAIKEHAERCGMPYVNHRWLGGMLTNFKTIQKSIRKLEIIEKMQESGQVNLLTKKERLILERRRAKLERVLGGIRNMKKIPDMLFIIDTVKEKIAVQEANKLGLPIVAPVDTNCDPDLIDYPIPGNDDAIRSVNLFCKTMADAIIEGKEMAESAPEEAPITEEEMNQEIKEIKEEAANEEKSEEEIKEEIEDIKKEEIKEEA, from the coding sequence ATGGCGTGTAATGTAACTATGAAAGATTTATTAGAGTGTGGTGTTCATTTTGGTCATCAAAAGAGAAGATGGAATCCAAAAATGAAAAAATATATTTTTGGTGTTAGAAAAAATATTTATATTATTGATTTACAAAAAACTTTAAGACATTTAAAATATGCTTGTAATGTAGTAAGAGATGCAGCAGCAGAAGGTAAAACAATTCTTTTTGTTGGGACTAAAAAACAAGCAGTTGATGCAATTAAAGAGCATGCAGAAAGATGTGGTATGCCTTATGTAAACCACAGATGGCTTGGTGGTATGCTTACAAACTTCAAAACAATTCAAAAATCTATTAGAAAATTAGAAATTATTGAAAAAATGCAAGAGAGCGGTCAAGTAAATCTTTTAACTAAAAAAGAAAGATTAATTTTAGAAAGAAGAAGAGCTAAACTTGAAAGAGTTCTTGGTGGAATTAGAAATATGAAAAAAATTCCTGATATGCTATTTATTATTGATACTGTAAAAGAAAAAATAGCAGTACAAGAAGCAAATAAACTTGGTCTTCCAATTGTAGCACCAGTTGATACAAACTGCGACCCAGATTTAATTGATTATCCAATTCCAGGAAATGATGATGCTATTAGAAGTGTAAACCTTTTCTGTAAAACAATGGCTGATGCGATTATTGAAGGTAAAGAAATGGCTGAGAGTGCACCAGAAGAAGCACCTATTACTGAAGAAGAAATGAATCAAGAAATTAAAGAAATTAAAGAAGAAGCTGCAAACGAAGAAAAAAGCGAAGAAGAAATCAAAGAAGAAATAGAAGATATTAAAAAAGAAGAAATTAAAGAGGAGGCGTAA
- the tsf gene encoding translation elongation factor Ts, with the protein MANITAAMVKALREKTGAGMMDCKKALVEANGDEEKAIEILRKKGLSKAAKKADRNAAEGRVEIYITPDYKKGSIVEVNCETDFVAKTDEFVEFVSETVKVINTNDINDVESLNKAPFGEGTFEEELKVKIAKIGENIVVRRMATIKAPENGIVNGYIHAGGKVGVLVAAACDKPETCEAIKDTLRDIAMHIAAMKPQYLSPESVPADVIEKEKEIAKAQLLKEGKPENIIDKIIPGKIKKVFQEICATEQEYVKAENKETVAEALEKAAKKVGGSAKLVDFVRFEVGEGLVKNACSMADEVAAALK; encoded by the coding sequence ATGGCAAATATTACAGCAGCAATGGTAAAAGCTCTTAGAGAAAAAACTGGTGCTGGAATGATGGATTGTAAAAAAGCATTAGTTGAAGCAAATGGAGATGAAGAAAAAGCAATTGAAATTTTAAGAAAAAAAGGTCTCTCAAAAGCTGCTAAAAAAGCAGATAGAAATGCTGCTGAGGGAAGAGTTGAAATTTATATTACTCCTGATTACAAAAAAGGAAGTATTGTAGAAGTTAATTGTGAAACAGACTTCGTTGCTAAAACTGATGAGTTTGTAGAGTTTGTAAGTGAGACTGTAAAAGTTATTAATACAAATGATATTAATGATGTTGAGAGTTTAAATAAGGCACCATTTGGTGAAGGGACTTTTGAAGAAGAGTTAAAAGTTAAAATTGCAAAAATTGGAGAAAATATTGTTGTTAGAAGAATGGCAACAATTAAAGCACCTGAAAATGGAATTGTAAATGGATATATTCATGCTGGTGGAAAAGTAGGTGTTTTAGTTGCAGCAGCTTGTGATAAACCTGAAACTTGCGAAGCAATTAAAGATACTTTAAGAGATATTGCTATGCATATTGCAGCAATGAAACCACAATATTTATCACCTGAGAGTGTTCCAGCTGATGTAATTGAAAAAGAAAAAGAAATTGCAAAAGCTCAACTTCTAAAAGAAGGAAAACCTGAAAATATCATTGATAAAATTATTCCTGGAAAAATTAAAAAAGTATTCCAAGAAATTTGTGCAACAGAACAAGAATATGTAAAAGCTGAAAATAAAGAAACAGTTGCCGAGGCTCTTGAAAAAGCAGCAAAAAAAGTAGGTGGAAGTGCAAAACTTGTTGACTTTGTAAGATTTGAAGTTGGAGAAGGTTTAGTTAAAAACGCTTGCAGTATGGCTGATGAAGTAGCTGCTGCTTTAAAATAA